A single Acidobacteriota bacterium DNA region contains:
- a CDS encoding VTT domain-containing protein, with the protein MTSQDFGQHIILSSANDQTLYRIENTIVMEKFIHFLTTYGYTVVFLWVFIEQIGIPIPAMPLLLAAGALAGLGKLDPVTTILAATLAAVVADSIWYELGRRRGAGILKFLCKVSLEPDSCIQSTATSFERYGLKTLLVAKFVPGLNTISQPLAGLMRVPRPKFWVFDWAGTTIWAGTSVGLGMVFHNQLQQLADRVEQFGVWCLIGAATGLALYLGWKYYQRQEFIRRMHVARITPETLKEKIDTGQFVTVIDLRHPRTFHESPQTIPGALRWTTEDISRRHKEIPRDHEVVLFCA; encoded by the coding sequence GTGACCTCACAGGATTTTGGACAACACATCATTCTTTCCTCAGCAAACGACCAAACCCTGTATCGCATTGAAAACACAATTGTTATGGAAAAATTTATTCATTTTTTGACAACCTATGGCTACACCGTGGTCTTTCTGTGGGTGTTTATCGAGCAAATCGGTATTCCAATTCCGGCCATGCCTTTGCTCCTGGCGGCTGGAGCCCTGGCTGGCCTGGGGAAACTTGATCCGGTGACCACCATTCTGGCAGCCACATTGGCGGCGGTAGTGGCTGATTCCATCTGGTATGAACTTGGTCGGAGACGCGGCGCTGGAATTCTCAAATTCCTGTGCAAAGTGTCGCTCGAACCAGATTCCTGTATTCAATCCACCGCCACCAGTTTTGAACGCTATGGTTTGAAGACCCTGCTGGTTGCCAAGTTTGTTCCTGGTCTCAATACCATTTCTCAACCGTTGGCTGGCTTGATGCGGGTGCCGCGACCGAAATTCTGGGTATTTGACTGGGCTGGAACCACAATTTGGGCTGGGACGTCAGTTGGCCTTGGTATGGTGTTTCACAACCAGCTCCAGCAACTGGCTGATCGAGTCGAACAATTTGGAGTCTGGTGTTTAATCGGTGCCGCGACCGGACTGGCACTCTACCTCGGATGGAAATATTACCAGCGGCAGGAGTTTATTCGCCGGATGCACGTGGCGAGGATTACCCCTGAAACGCTCAAAGAAAAAATTGACACCGGCCAGTTCGTCACAGTGATTGATTTGCGCCATCCCCGGACTTTTCACGAATCTCCACAAACCATACCAGGAGCGCTCCGCTGGACAACCGAAGACATCAGCCGGCGGCACAAAGAAATTCCGCGGGATCATGAGGTGGTCCTGTTTTGTGCTTGA
- a CDS encoding universal stress protein, protein MITNKRIVFSHILCPTNLTRESNRALRYAVTLARAYGARLTVAHWVQGKTELDKATEHRASRIMQEALQDQWLASDYDPLQHEEIILMGDIRASLPMYAASEGVDLVVMRAKVFSPNLIGLVGSTVTAMCRTTPCPILITHAREREWVGKTTNHVDLKKILVAHDFSGDSDQALEYGLSLAQEFEAEVYVLHVVPQFPQAVPQGDIPYVLSPSQLEPKPILDRLARGIPPNVSEWCRISYEIKYGTPYSEILKFARENAIDLICLGAHGLGRAEHSLFGSNVDRVLRQSPCPVLITTPFRAIEPL, encoded by the coding sequence ATGATCACCAATAAACGGATCGTCTTTTCTCACATCCTCTGCCCAACAAATTTGACCCGGGAATCAAACCGGGCACTACGCTACGCGGTTACTCTCGCTCGGGCTTATGGCGCCAGGCTGACCGTAGCCCATTGGGTTCAGGGCAAAACTGAACTTGATAAGGCCACCGAACACCGGGCTTCACGGATTATGCAGGAGGCATTGCAAGATCAATGGCTGGCTTCTGATTATGACCCGCTCCAACACGAAGAGATTATCCTGATGGGTGATATTCGCGCTTCGTTACCAATGTATGCCGCTTCCGAAGGGGTGGATCTGGTTGTGATGCGGGCGAAAGTGTTTTCGCCCAACCTGATTGGGTTGGTTGGATCAACCGTCACAGCCATGTGTCGAACCACCCCCTGTCCCATCTTAATAACTCACGCCCGTGAACGGGAATGGGTTGGAAAAACCACCAACCATGTTGATTTGAAAAAGATTCTGGTCGCCCATGATTTCTCGGGTGATTCAGACCAGGCACTTGAATATGGGCTGTCACTGGCCCAGGAATTTGAAGCCGAAGTGTATGTTTTGCATGTGGTTCCTCAATTTCCTCAGGCGGTTCCACAAGGTGACATCCCCTACGTTTTGAGTCCCTCGCAGCTTGAACCCAAACCAATTTTGGACCGACTGGCCCGAGGGATTCCTCCAAACGTCAGTGAGTGGTGCCGGATCTCGTACGAAATCAAATATGGTACCCCGTATAGCGAAATTTTAAAGTTTGCGCGTGAAAATGCGATTGACCTCATTTGTCTTGGGGCCCATGGGCTCGGACGGGCTGAGCACTCACTCTTTGGTTCGAATGTTGATCGAGTTCTGAGGCAATCCCCTTGCCCGGTTTTGATCACGACACCATTTCGAGCCATTGAACCATTGTGA